Sequence from the Deinococcus misasensis DSM 22328 genome:
AAAAGTGTGGGTGTCTCTCAACATGTTTTGCCACTCTGGACGCAATTGCAGTCTTCCCTCTTTCAGGACCAGTTGGTCTTGCAGATCGGCTTCCAGAGCAGCATTCCAGAAACCGTATTGTGCTGAAGCGTCCTGCCTGAAGCCTTCCAGCGTTTGTGGCTGGGGTTTGCTCTGTTGAATTTGGGGATCCTGACGAATGCGGTCCAGCACACCACTGCGATCATAAGCTGCGTCCAGATAGACCAGTCCTGCAAAACGCTCTGGCTGCATGGACGCAGCAAGGGTCATCTCGTTGCCAGCAATGGAATGACCCATCAGCAAAATGTTTTGGAGATTCAACCCTTCCACAAAACCCAGCAGGTCTTCTGCCAGAGCTTGAGGGGTAAAATCCCCTTCAGGGGGCATCTCCGATTTTCCATGGCCTCTTCTGGACAGGGCATAAACCACATGGTTTTGGGCCAGCAGAGGGGCCAATTCTGTGAAGATGTGGGCAGTGTGTCCCATTCCGGCCAGCAGAACCACAGACGAACCCTGCTCCCCCCATTTCAGATGTTGCAAACGGTGGGTACCCAGATGGAACCATTGAACCTCTGGCGTCAATACGCCCACCTGAGGACCGTTGAAGCCCAGGTCAAGCCCCCTCCAAAACCCGCCAGAGCGACCAGATCGCCTTTTTTGAGGCGTCCATTTTTCAGGGCGTGGTCCAGAGCCATGGGCATGGAGGCGGTGGAGTTGTTGGCGTGTTCGTGCAGGCTGACCACGAATTTTTCGAGGTCCAGACCCAAACGCTGTGCAGCAGATTCGATGATGCGGGCGTTGGCCTGATGGGTGACGATCAAATCGAGGTTGGCAAGGGTCAGACCCGCTTTTTGGGTGGCGGTCTGGATCGCCTCGGGGATGACGCGGGTGGCGAACTTGAACACTTCACGGCCATTTTGAACGATGTGAGGACTGAGGGGATCACCCGAGGGCAGGTTTTTGGCAATGGCCCCTGCATGAAGGTGTTTTGCTCCAGAGCCGTCGGTGCCCCATGCGAAACTTTTGAAGCCGTAGGGCTCTGGGACCTCTTCCAGAACGGCCACCCCTGCACCATCTCCAAAC
This genomic interval carries:
- a CDS encoding alpha/beta fold hydrolase; protein product: MTPEVQWFHLGTHRLQHLKWGEQGSSVVLLAGMGHTAHIFTELAPLLAQNHVVYALSRRGHGKSEMPPEGDFTPQALAEDLLGFVEGLNLQNILLMGHSIAGNEMTLAASMQPERFAGLVYLDAAYDRSGVLDRIRQDPQIQQSKPQPQTLEGFRQDASAQYGFWNAALEADLQDQLVLKEGRLQLRPEWQNMLRDTHTFAPDYRAIRCPALAIYAPLMGHPVFLEQVMLPWQDRSIRQFSEQCAQGQVQWWHSENHQFFAAQPAKVLQKLLLWKTNI
- a CDS encoding beta-ketoacyl-ACP synthase III, whose protein sequence is MTVGITALATHLPEKRLTNDDLAHLVDTSDEWIFSRTGIRQRFVAGEQEYTSTLAIQAVQKLPPEALQGVDLIIVATSTPDAFFPSVAALVQDHFKLQAAAFDLSAACAGWAYAINIAVSQIQSGMSKKALVIGSETMSKITNWQDRTTAVLFGDGAGVAVLEEVPEPYGFKSFAWGTDGSGAKHLHAGAIAKNLPSGDPLSPHIVQNGREVFKFATRVIPEAIQTATQKAGLTLANLDLIVTHQANARIIESAAQRLGLDLEKFVVSLHEHANNSTASMPMALDHALKNGRLKKGDLVALAGFGGGLTWASTVLRWAY